From a region of the Lactuca sativa cultivar Salinas chromosome 4, Lsat_Salinas_v11, whole genome shotgun sequence genome:
- the LOC111879048 gene encoding uncharacterized protein LOC111879048 produces METSIVFDPTQPAPVSVEPVSEKAKPSVFGCKIKKSSKRKNSPTKPKHQKRPKVSSSSPKEDAHDIQANFGHLNTPPADSSKVPFNVSTSHEHVHGESPHNTPSPSQKGDAGVDHSSLRPPGTHPRVSLNIALVSHTSTHSGTPAPDPKHSGAGAVSPTPDASTGLIPGKCTG; encoded by the coding sequence ATGGAGACTTCGATTGTGTTTGACCCAACACAACCTGCCCCAGTCTCCGTTGAGCCTGTTTCGGAAAAGGCCAAACCTTCCGTGTTTGGATGTAAGATTAAAAAATCTTCCAAACGAAAGAATTCTCCCACTAAGCCAAAGCATCAAAAGAGACCCAAAGTCAGCTCTTCCTCTCCAAAGGAAGATGCTCATGACATTCAGGCTAACTTTGGCCATCTGAACACCCCACCTGCCGACTCATCTAAGGTACCCTTCAATGTTTCAACATCACATGAACACGTACACGGGGAGTCTCCACATAATACACCCTCACCTTCCCAAAAAGGTGATGCCGGTGTTGATCATAGTTCCTTGCGACCCCCTGGAACACACCCACGAGTCTCTTTAAATATCGCTCTTGTTTCTCACACTAGCACACACTCTGGAACCCCTGCACCGGACCCTAAGCATTCCGGAGCTGGAGCAGTCTCTCCGACTCCGGATGcctcaactggtctgatacccggAAAGTGTACAGGATGA
- the LOC111879024 gene encoding uncharacterized protein LOC111879024, with translation MDKPQEEMQEVGFFGIYKESVKTILLWKKIFTQITLTFILPMSFIFLAHIVVAEIIDWKIEGDEDRLYRRDGDSHLYHKLSSEWIGYWIFRLIYMSFLLLFSLLSTAAVVYTIAAAYSGDEVTFKKVLKIVPKVWKRLSLTFLWTYLGFFIYNVVTGVVFFIWATTTTDSTFAVVVFYILLSMYLIGFIYITVIWQLASVVTVLESSYGLKAMMKGNALIKGKRWLSWFTFFGLYCIFVGILILFYLFVWYGFVGILVGLVCVFLLMNLFLLGYVVQTMLYLVCKSYHREPIDKMGLSTQLGGYLGEFEPAFKANKDIQLGQPQVQV, from the coding sequence ATGGATAAACCTCAAGAAGAGATGCAAGAAGTAGGTTTTTTTGGCATCTACAAAGAATCTGTTAAGACCATTCTTTTATGGAAGAAAATCTTCACACAGATTACGTTAACTTTCATCTTACCCATGTCCTTTATCTTCCTTGCTCATATTGTCGTTGCAGAAATAATCGATTGGAAGATCGAGGGTGATGAAGACAGGTTATACCGTCGAGACGGAGATAGCCATCTGTATCACAAGCTATCATCTGAATGGATCGGATATTGGATCTTCAGACTAATCTACATGAGCTTCCTACtccttttctctcttctctcaacTGCAGCCGTTGTTTACACAATCGCCGCTGCATATTCTGGAGACGAGGTGACTTTCAAGAAAGTCTTGAAAATCGTCCCTAAAGTGTGGAAAAGACTTTCCCTAACTTTCTTGTGGACTTACTTAGGTTTCTTCATTTACAACGTCGTCACTGGAGTTGTGTTCTTCATTTGGGCAACCACGACCACGGACTCCACCTTTGCGGTTGTTGTGTTTTACATACTGCTTTCTATGTATCTCATAGGATTCATATATATAACTGTTATTTGGCAGTTAGCTAGTGTGGTTACTGTTTTAGAAAGCTCTTATGGTCTCAAAGCGATGATGAAGGGCAACGCTCTCATTAAAGGAAAGAGGTGGCTATCATGGTTCACATTCTTTGGATTGTATTGCATATTTGTGGGCATCTTGATACTTTTCTATCTGTTCGTGTGGTATGGATTTGTCGGCATACTAGTGGGACTAGTTTGTGTTTTTTTACTTATGAATCTGTTTCTTCTTGGCTACGTTGTGCAAACGATGCTCTACCTTGTTTGTAAATCATATCACCGGGAACCCATTGATAAGATGGGCTTGTCAACTCAGCTTGGAGGTTATCTCGGTGAATTCGAACCTGCTTTCAAGGCGAATAAGGATATTCAGCTAGGACAACCTCAAGTTCAAGTCTGA